From Erigeron canadensis isolate Cc75 chromosome 8, C_canadensis_v1, whole genome shotgun sequence, one genomic window encodes:
- the LOC122578240 gene encoding heavy metal-associated isoprenylated plant protein 7-like, whose amino-acid sequence MGEEVKKPEEEKKKAEEEQKPAAGDEKKGEESKEAPPPPPPMEVVLRVFMHCEGCARKVRRCLKGFDGVEDVSTDCKTHKVVVKGDKVDPMKVLERVQKKSHRKVELLSPVPKPPAEEEAKKPEKEEPPKPEEKKDEPPPVITVVLKVHMHCEACAQEIRKRILRMKGVESAVPDLKSSQVTVKGTFTATELLDYIHKRTGKQAIIVKQDPDPKKDEENNGKDEKKDGEKKEEKKGDEGGGDDKQEMMPEDILAALEMRKNEYNYYYQPANYQMYPPRYAPEAASYHPYPPLPPPQMFSDENPNACIVM is encoded by the exons ATGGGAGAG GAGGTGAAGAAGCCAGAAGAGGAGAAGAAGAAGGCGGAAGAGGAACAAAAACCGGCTGCCGGAGATGAGAAAAAGGGAGAGGAGTCAAAAGAGGCGCCGCCACCTCCGCCGCCGATGGAGGTTGTTTTGAGAGTTTTCATGCATTGTGAAGGTTGTGCTAGGAAAGTCCGGCGATGTCTCAAAGGCTTTGATG GTGTGGAAGATGTTTCAACAGACTGTAAAACACATAAGGTGGTGGTGAAGGGTGATAAAGTGGATCCAATGAAGGTTCTTGAAAGAGTCCAAAAAAAGAGTCACCGGAAAGTTGAACTTCTGTCGCCGGTTCCAAAACCGCCGGCTGAGGAAGAGGCCAAGAAGCCGGAGAAAGAAGAACCACCTAAAcctgaagaaaagaaagatgaG CCGCCGCCGGTGATTACAGTGGTTTTAAAAGTACACATGCATTGTGAAGCTTGTGCCCAAGAAATTAGAAAACGGATTCTTCGGATGAAAG GGGTGGAAAGTGCGGTACCAGATCTAAAGAGTTCTCAGGTGACAGTTAAAGGCACTTTCACAGCAACAGAGCTGTTGGATTACATTCACAAAAGAACCGGAAAACAGGCCATCATTGTTAAGCAAGACCCCGACCCGAAAAAGGATGAGGAAAACAATGGTAAAGACGAGAAAAAGGACGGTGAAAAGAAGGAAGAGAAAAAAGGCGACgaaggtggtggtgatgataaGCAAGAAATGATGCCGGAAGATATTTTGGCCGCATTGGAGATGAGAAAAAATgaatacaattattattatcaaccTGCAAATTACCAAATGTACCCGCCAAGATATGCACCAGAAGCAGCATCATATCATCCATACCCCCCATTACCTCCACCACAAATGTTTAGTGATGAAAACCCCAATGCCTGCATTGTTATGTAA
- the LOC122610689 gene encoding palmitoyl-acyl carrier protein thioesterase, chloroplastic-like — MASSNHIHLVQGYYSQNKGHNVQYTSKKINIFKVGNLLAPGWKNAKILRAQSFTVKANIDKGVETVNGKKVNGVHLGHDLGRISKDCRFDEPNDRGVLLGRFVENRYVYRQTFAIRSYEIGPDKTATMETLMNLLQETALNHVTSAGLAGDGFGATHEMSLRKLIWVVTRIHVQVEKYSSWGDVIEIDTWVDAAGKNGMRRDWIIRDFVSQKIITRATSTWVIMNRETRKLSKIPDEVRNEVTPFYLSRDAIPTEYIDHEKIKKLTDETAAKIRPSIAPSWSDMDANQHVNNVKYIGWILESVPMQVLEKYNMGSLTLEYRRECRQSDMLDSLTSMKTSLYEDNNISRATSNVSGTTNLECTHLLRMQDDEAEIVRARTVWISKH; from the exons ATGGCATCATCAAACCACATTCATCTTGTACAAGGCTATTATTCACAAAACAAGGGTCATAATGTTCAATATACTTCAAAAAAGATCAATATTTTCAAGGTGGGTAATTTATTGGCCCCGGGTTGGAAAAACGCAAAGATATTGAGGGCGCAATCATTTACGGTGAAGGCAAACATTGATAAAGGGGTGGAAACGGTGAATGGGAAGAAGGTGAATGGGGTGCATTTAGGACATGATCTAGGTCGTATTAGTAAAGATTGTAGGTTTGACGAACCCAATGATCGCGGGGTTCTTTTAGGTAGGTTTGTGGAGAATCGATATGTTTATCGACAGACTTTTGCTATTAGATCTTATGAAATCGGACCTGATAAAACCGCCACCATGGAAACATTGATGAATCTATTACAG GAAACGGCTCTGAATCACGTCACAAGTGCCGGTTTGGCAGGAGATGGATTCGGTGCCACTCATGAAATGAGTCTCCGGAAACTGATATGGGTGGTCACACGGATCCATGTTCAAGTCGAAAAATATAGTTCATG GGGAGATGTAATCGAGATTGATACGTGGGTAGATGCAGCTGGTAAAAATGGAATGAGAAGAGACTGGATTATTCGTGATTTCGTGTCCCAGAAAATTATAACTAGAGCCACAAG TACATGGGTAATCATGAACAGAGAAACAAGGAAGTTATCCAAGATCCCAGATGAAGTTAGAAACGAAGTGACACCGTTTTATCTGAGTAGAGATGCAATTCCTACTGAATATATTGATCACGAAAAGATCAAAAAACTTACGGATGAAACTGCTGCAAAAATTCGGCCCAGTATAGCT CCAAGTTGGAGCGACATGGATGCCAATCAACATGTAAATAATGTAAAGTACATTGGCTGGATTTTGGAG AGTGTACCAATGCAAGTGTTAGAAAAGTACAACATGGGTAGCTTAACACTGGAATACAGAAGGGAATGTCGACAATCTGATATGCTCGATTCTTTAACAAGTATGAAAACAAGCCTTTATGAAGATAACAACATTAGTCGTGCGACTTCTAATGTATCCGGCACAACAAATTTGGAATGTACACATTTGCTTAGAATGCAAGATGATGAAGCCGAAATTGTTAGAGCAAGAACAGTATGGATTTCAAAGCATTga